One window of the Sediminispirochaeta bajacaliforniensis DSM 16054 genome contains the following:
- the hpt gene encoding hypoxanthine phosphoribosyltransferase produces MEKEDSSVFINDEGARYRLEEMISNEKVHGIVRGLADDISNRYREAGSVHLVGLLKGSFVFMADLIRALSIPVTVDFMAVTSYLGTESTGEVKILKELNEPIHGLNVVIVEDIIDTGLTLSKTLALLETRAPADLKVCTLLDKIDRRKTPIDIEFNGIVIPDEFIVGYGIDYQQRHRELDRIDRVKFL; encoded by the coding sequence ATGGAGAAAGAAGACTCTTCGGTTTTTATTAACGACGAGGGGGCCCGCTACCGTCTTGAAGAGATGATCAGCAACGAAAAAGTGCACGGCATTGTCCGGGGTTTGGCTGATGATATCAGCAATCGCTACCGGGAAGCCGGGTCGGTTCATCTCGTGGGATTGTTGAAGGGCTCTTTTGTCTTTATGGCCGATCTGATCAGGGCCTTATCCATTCCCGTCACCGTTGATTTTATGGCGGTGACCAGCTATCTCGGTACCGAAAGCACCGGAGAGGTCAAAATTCTCAAGGAACTTAACGAGCCGATCCACGGTTTGAATGTCGTGATTGTTGAAGATATCATCGACACTGGCCTGACCCTGTCGAAAACACTCGCATTGCTCGAAACCAGGGCCCCTGCGGATCTGAAAGTTTGTACACTCCTCGACAAGATCGACAGACGAAAGACTCCCATCGACATCGAGTTCAACGGCATTGTCATTCCCGATGAATTCATTGTCGGCTACGGAATCGATTACCAGCAGCGCCATCGGGAACTGGACCGCATCGACCGGGTGAAATTTCTCTGA
- a CDS encoding winged helix-turn-helix transcriptional regulator, translating to MDKNQELQLLEAIYNNSPKVRQRDLAEIAGLSLGMTNAILKRLTEKGWITIRRLNSRNVRYAVTPEGIEEILRRSYGYFKRTIKHVVRYRTTLEQFTAELGREGYHRLILVGKSDLDFIVEHAAVKAGLMLEKRRNVPDPGTTGDDVFLLYGEETRPDPLASVPGVDYLGRLLMRHPGAFGQRHVV from the coding sequence ATGGACAAGAACCAGGAGCTGCAACTCCTCGAAGCCATCTATAACAACTCCCCTAAGGTTCGCCAGCGTGATCTTGCCGAGATTGCCGGACTAAGCCTCGGGATGACCAATGCCATCCTGAAGCGGCTGACCGAAAAGGGATGGATCACCATACGCCGGCTGAACAGCCGCAATGTGCGCTATGCGGTGACCCCGGAGGGGATAGAAGAGATTCTCAGACGCAGCTACGGTTATTTCAAACGAACCATCAAGCATGTGGTCCGGTATCGAACGACACTCGAACAGTTTACCGCTGAACTCGGCCGCGAAGGGTACCATCGCCTTATCCTTGTCGGAAAAAGCGATCTCGATTTTATCGTCGAGCATGCCGCGGTTAAGGCAGGCCTCATGCTTGAGAAGCGTCGCAATGTTCCCGACCCCGGAACAACTGGCGACGATGTCTTTCTCCTTTACGGCGAGGAAACGCGTCCGGATCCCCTGGCCTCTGTGCCGGGGGTGGACTATCTGGGGCGGCTTCTGATGAGGCATCCCGGCGCTTTCGGGCAGAGGCACGTTGTATGA
- the mntA gene encoding type VII toxin-antitoxin system MntA family adenylyltransferase antitoxin: protein MNGALGHRISAAVELCFAEDDRLLAVYLLGSAVRDELRRESDIDLALMPKPGTSIPAIERFNVAGCLSAQLGRQVDLGELGSHNLVYAREAILTGERSYLRDAFAADLRAATLLGMYFRFNEEREEVLDAYRAG, encoded by the coding sequence ATGAATGGTGCACTAGGGCACAGGATCTCGGCGGCTGTGGAACTCTGCTTTGCAGAAGATGATCGGCTGCTTGCCGTTTATCTTCTGGGAAGCGCCGTCAGGGACGAACTCCGTCGGGAGAGTGATATCGACTTGGCTCTCATGCCAAAGCCCGGAACATCGATACCCGCCATTGAACGCTTTAACGTTGCAGGCTGTCTTTCTGCGCAGCTTGGCCGGCAGGTTGATCTCGGGGAACTTGGATCCCACAATCTTGTTTATGCACGGGAAGCCATCCTTACGGGGGAGAGGAGCTACCTTCGGGATGCTTTTGCCGCCGATCTGCGGGCCGCAACCCTTTTGGGAATGTACTTTCGTTTTAACGAGGAGCGGGAGGAGGTATTAGATGCCTATCGAGCCGGATGA
- a CDS encoding UDP-glucose dehydrogenase family protein, which yields MNNIAVIGTGYVGLVTGTILSDFGHNIICVDNDEKKVLRLKNGEVPIYEPGLDPIVERNAFYGRLSFTTDTAEAVKACDVIFIAVGTPPAEDGSADLKYVEQVARQIARTMDSYKVIVDKSTVPIGTGQKVKGWIAEELAARGLEIPFDVVSNPEFLREGSAVQDFTHPDRVVIGAESEKAMEIMKEVYRVLYLNETPFVETNIETAEMIKYASNAFLAMKITYINEVANLCEKVGANVQHVAAAMGRDGRISPKFLHAGPGYGGSCFPKDTLALAEIGRAAGARIELIEQTVKSNENQKKLMAKKVVDTMGGVEGKTLAILGLAFKPNTDDMRESPAITILEELAAAGASFRAYDPEAMEEAAWRLKALGDKLAFVSDEYEALQGSDAVVILTEWNQFRNLDFPRVKAALSSPLFFDLRNIYPRGLVEAEGFTYVGVGV from the coding sequence ATGAATAACATTGCAGTTATCGGTACCGGCTATGTAGGGCTGGTGACCGGAACCATCCTGTCCGATTTCGGACACAACATCATCTGCGTAGATAACGATGAAAAAAAGGTCTTGCGGCTGAAAAACGGTGAGGTTCCCATTTACGAGCCCGGCCTCGATCCCATTGTCGAACGCAACGCCTTTTACGGTAGGCTCTCCTTTACCACGGATACCGCCGAGGCGGTGAAAGCGTGCGATGTCATCTTCATTGCCGTGGGCACCCCCCCTGCAGAGGACGGCTCCGCCGACCTGAAGTATGTAGAACAGGTTGCCCGCCAGATTGCCCGAACCATGGACAGCTACAAGGTCATTGTGGACAAAAGCACCGTTCCCATCGGCACCGGCCAAAAGGTAAAGGGATGGATCGCCGAGGAACTTGCCGCCCGGGGTCTGGAGATTCCCTTCGACGTGGTCTCAAATCCCGAGTTCCTGCGGGAGGGAAGCGCGGTCCAGGACTTTACCCATCCCGACCGGGTGGTTATCGGCGCAGAGAGCGAGAAGGCCATGGAGATCATGAAGGAGGTCTACCGGGTCCTCTACCTCAACGAAACCCCCTTTGTGGAGACCAACATCGAGACCGCCGAGATGATCAAGTACGCCTCCAACGCCTTCCTGGCCATGAAGATCACCTACATCAACGAGGTGGCAAACCTCTGCGAAAAGGTGGGCGCCAACGTTCAGCACGTTGCCGCTGCCATGGGACGGGACGGCCGCATCAGCCCCAAATTCCTCCATGCAGGCCCGGGCTACGGCGGAAGCTGTTTTCCCAAGGACACCCTTGCCCTGGCCGAGATCGGCCGCGCCGCCGGAGCCCGTATCGAGCTGATCGAACAGACGGTAAAAAGCAACGAAAACCAGAAAAAGCTGATGGCCAAAAAGGTCGTCGATACCATGGGCGGCGTCGAAGGGAAAACCCTTGCCATCCTCGGCCTTGCCTTCAAACCCAACACCGACGACATGCGGGAAAGCCCCGCCATCACCATTCTCGAGGAACTCGCCGCCGCCGGTGCATCCTTTCGCGCCTACGACCCCGAAGCCATGGAAGAGGCCGCCTGGAGGCTCAAAGCCCTGGGCGACAAGCTTGCCTTCGTTTCCGATGAGTACGAAGCCCTTCAGGGTTCCGACGCCGTGGTGATCCTTACCGAATGGAACCAGTTCCGCAATCTCGATTTTCCCCGGGTCAAGGCTGCCCTCTCTTCGCCCCTCTTTTTCGACCTGCGCAACATCTACCCCCGGGGCCTGGTCGAAGCCGAAGGCTTTACCTACGTTGGGGTCGGGGTATAG
- a CDS encoding type II toxin-antitoxin system HicB family antitoxin → MEDIYSIHLNISRVENGEYLAQSEDMPGLIAQGRTVAETVEIAQDVARKLIDSYREHGDPVDMFLNA, encoded by the coding sequence ATGGAAGATATCTATTCGATACATCTGAACATCTCACGGGTTGAGAACGGCGAATATCTTGCACAGTCTGAGGATATGCCCGGTCTTATTGCTCAGGGGAGAACGGTGGCAGAAACAGTTGAAATAGCCCAGGATGTTGCAAGAAAGCTTATCGATTCATATAGGGAGCATGGTGATCCTGTAGATATGTTCCTGAATGCATAG